The following are from one region of the Paenibacillus protaetiae genome:
- the rpsF gene encoding 30S ribosomal protein S6, giving the protein MRKYEVMYILRPELEQEAVQAIVEKFNGIISNGGEVTKQDLIGKRRLAYEINKIRDGYYVLVNFNATTEVINELDRVMKISDEVIRSLIVKDVA; this is encoded by the coding sequence ATGCGCAAATATGAAGTGATGTACATTCTGCGTCCGGAACTTGAGCAAGAAGCTGTTCAAGCCATCGTTGAGAAGTTCAATGGCATCATCTCCAATGGCGGAGAGGTTACGAAGCAAGATCTGATCGGAAAACGCCGTCTTGCGTATGAGATCAACAAAATTCGTGACGGTTACTACGTTTTGGTTAACTTCAACGCAACGACTGAAGTTATCAACGAACTTGACCGCGTCATGAAGATTTCGGATGAAGTTATCCGTTCCTTGATCGTCAAAGACGTAGCTTAA
- a CDS encoding M23 family metallopeptidase, translated as MTVFKKQVEQHDASQAKPSFWRRRPLQIGAGAVVLLAALTIGGIQYVHANTVEYYHLFRNGTEVGTVSSPDEVDALIQQKKQAVEAANPELQMVVDTGSLTYEGDSGYKADPDTEATLDKLSGMITAKASGTELYVDGKLIGIVKDQETADAILARVQTKYAPNLPANKKAGAVTTLSYSAESKAAGTKADASGKPPADGTKLNSVSFKEKVNIESAEVDPSKVMDPADVYKKLIQGSVKPTKYTVLAGDCIGCIAQKFNISKDVIYKNNPWIQNDEIDEGDVLDLTVLQPELTVKTVEDVTETVAIEPGVEIQKNGSMRAGETKVLREGASGSKKVTYQVVKENGTVVSEQVVDQQVVKEAVSKIVVKGTKVILGEGSGTFAWPVASHSISSSYGTRWGKLHKGIDITGSRTILAADDGVVTFVGTKTGYGNTIIINHKNGYETLYGHLKSFSVKKGQIVQKGDKLGIMGATGDATGVHLHFEIHKNGSLTNPLKYL; from the coding sequence ATGACTGTTTTCAAGAAACAGGTTGAACAGCATGATGCAAGCCAAGCCAAGCCTTCATTTTGGCGAAGAAGACCGCTTCAGATCGGGGCAGGGGCAGTAGTGCTGTTGGCCGCGCTTACGATTGGCGGGATCCAATATGTACACGCAAATACGGTTGAATATTATCATTTGTTCCGCAACGGAACGGAAGTCGGAACGGTCAGCAGCCCTGATGAGGTGGATGCGCTCATCCAGCAGAAGAAACAAGCGGTGGAAGCGGCCAACCCGGAATTGCAGATGGTTGTTGACACGGGGAGTCTCACCTATGAAGGGGACAGCGGTTATAAAGCCGACCCGGATACGGAAGCTACGCTGGACAAGCTGAGCGGCATGATCACAGCTAAAGCGTCCGGCACCGAGCTGTACGTCGACGGCAAGCTGATTGGCATCGTGAAGGACCAAGAGACAGCGGACGCCATATTGGCCCGCGTGCAGACGAAATACGCGCCGAACCTTCCGGCAAACAAGAAGGCGGGAGCCGTTACGACGTTGTCTTATTCGGCGGAATCGAAAGCAGCGGGCACTAAAGCGGACGCAAGCGGCAAACCGCCGGCTGACGGAACGAAGCTGAACAGTGTTTCGTTCAAGGAGAAAGTAAACATCGAATCGGCAGAAGTAGATCCAAGCAAGGTGATGGATCCGGCCGATGTATACAAGAAGCTCATTCAAGGCAGCGTAAAGCCAACAAAATATACGGTGCTGGCCGGTGACTGCATCGGCTGCATTGCGCAGAAGTTCAACATTTCCAAGGACGTCATTTATAAAAATAATCCATGGATCCAGAATGACGAGATTGACGAAGGCGATGTGCTTGATTTGACGGTGCTGCAGCCGGAGCTGACTGTCAAGACGGTAGAGGATGTTACCGAGACGGTCGCGATTGAGCCTGGCGTTGAAATCCAGAAAAACGGCAGCATGCGGGCCGGCGAAACGAAAGTGCTTCGCGAAGGCGCAAGCGGTTCGAAGAAAGTTACCTATCAGGTCGTGAAGGAGAACGGTACGGTCGTCAGCGAGCAGGTCGTGGACCAGCAGGTGGTGAAGGAAGCCGTTTCGAAAATCGTCGTGAAAGGCACTAAGGTAATTCTCGGCGAAGGATCGGGCACGTTTGCCTGGCCGGTAGCGAGCCACTCCATCTCCAGCTCGTATGGCACACGATGGGGCAAGCTTCATAAAGGGATTGATATTACTGGCAGCCGGACGATACTGGCGGCTGATGACGGTGTCGTCACATTCGTAGGCACGAAGACAGGTTATGGCAACACCATTATCATTAACCATAAAAACGGGTACGAAACTTTGTACGGCCATTTGAAGTCGTTCAGCGTCAAGAAAGGCCAGATTGTCCAAAAAGGGGACAAGCTGGGCATCATGGGCGCTACCGGCGACGCTACCGGCGTCCATCTTCATTTTGAAATTCATAAAAACGGCTCGCTTACGAATCCGCTTAAATATTTGTAA
- a CDS encoding DHH family phosphoesterase gives MPKFLFKRWHGIQQWVGLALILALDALLAMYDWWLGAAGFVLAAALIVYTIIGERAFRRDYKAYIGSLTQRLKRTGENVISELPFGIILYNEEKQVEWHNPFVAQITRRESAVGYSLTELFPVLQQVKDRESGLEAAIDGHVYGFHFKPQERLLFIMEITELSQLRKKYEEEKLAIGIVMIDSLEEVTQGMDDNHRTSLLSKVTTEITEWAQQNQIHLKRLNSDRFFLVTDQKTLRTLEQTRFGLLDDVREMTSDLKIPITLSIGFACGAESYVELGQWAQTSLDVALGRGGDQAVVKVGSRQTFYGGKSGAVEKRTRVRARVVAHALRDMIRESRNVLIMGHKVPDMDSLGASIGVMKAAQAIGREAYIVLEGDNPSIQNLMDLFREDEKFMKHFVTPEQALTLVDDATLAVVVDTHRASMVKEPKLLTLTDRVVVVDHHRRSEDFISNPILVYMEPYASSACELVTELLQYIHDRIVLDVREATALLAGITVDTKSFSLRTGARTFEAASFLRRSGADSTLVQRMLKENLDEYVRKAEMIKNAEVLYGHISIAVTEPGVKYSQLLIAQAADTLLNMTDILASFVIAERTDGTVGISARSLGDMNVQVVMERMGGGGHLTNAACQSEGSVHEVAAKLKRVLEQIEQEEGLFE, from the coding sequence ATGCCGAAGTTTTTGTTTAAACGCTGGCATGGGATCCAGCAATGGGTGGGACTGGCGCTTATTTTGGCTCTTGATGCTTTGCTGGCGATGTATGACTGGTGGCTGGGGGCGGCCGGCTTTGTGCTCGCTGCAGCGCTGATTGTCTATACGATTATAGGCGAGAGGGCATTCCGCAGAGACTATAAAGCGTATATCGGTTCGTTAACCCAGCGGCTGAAGCGGACCGGGGAAAATGTCATCAGCGAGCTGCCGTTTGGCATCATTTTGTATAACGAAGAGAAGCAGGTGGAGTGGCATAATCCGTTTGTGGCGCAAATCACAAGGCGTGAGTCTGCCGTCGGCTACTCTTTGACAGAGCTGTTTCCGGTACTGCAGCAGGTCAAAGACCGCGAGAGCGGGCTGGAGGCGGCCATTGACGGCCATGTATACGGATTTCACTTCAAGCCGCAGGAGCGCCTCCTGTTTATTATGGAAATTACGGAGCTGTCTCAGCTCCGTAAAAAATACGAGGAAGAAAAACTGGCTATCGGGATTGTCATGATCGACAGCTTGGAGGAAGTAACGCAAGGGATGGACGACAATCATCGTACATCCCTGCTTTCTAAAGTGACGACGGAAATTACCGAGTGGGCGCAGCAAAACCAGATTCATTTGAAGCGGCTTAATTCGGACCGCTTCTTCCTCGTTACGGATCAGAAAACGCTTCGCACGCTGGAGCAGACCCGTTTCGGCCTGCTGGATGATGTCCGTGAAATGACCAGCGACTTGAAAATTCCGATTACGCTCAGTATCGGTTTTGCGTGTGGTGCCGAAAGTTATGTGGAGCTTGGCCAATGGGCGCAGACGAGCCTGGATGTAGCGCTGGGCCGCGGCGGCGACCAGGCGGTCGTCAAGGTCGGCAGCCGCCAGACATTTTACGGCGGCAAGTCCGGTGCCGTGGAGAAGCGTACGCGCGTCCGGGCAAGGGTTGTGGCCCATGCGCTGCGCGATATGATCCGCGAGAGCCGCAACGTTCTTATTATGGGGCACAAAGTGCCCGATATGGACTCGCTTGGCGCATCCATCGGCGTCATGAAGGCCGCGCAGGCGATTGGCAGAGAAGCGTATATCGTGCTGGAAGGCGACAACCCGTCCATTCAAAATTTGATGGACCTGTTCCGCGAGGACGAGAAGTTTATGAAGCATTTTGTAACGCCGGAGCAGGCTTTAACGCTTGTGGACGATGCAACGCTGGCCGTAGTGGTCGACACTCACCGTGCGTCGATGGTGAAGGAGCCGAAGCTGCTTACGCTTACCGACCGTGTGGTGGTCGTTGACCACCACCGCCGCAGCGAAGATTTCATCAGCAATCCGATTCTCGTTTACATGGAGCCGTACGCTTCTTCCGCATGCGAGCTCGTGACCGAGCTGCTGCAATATATCCATGACCGCATTGTGCTGGACGTCCGGGAGGCGACAGCGCTTCTGGCGGGCATTACGGTCGATACGAAAAGTTTCTCGCTGCGGACAGGCGCACGAACGTTTGAAGCAGCTTCTTTCCTGCGCAGAAGCGGGGCGGATTCCACGCTTGTACAGCGCATGCTGAAGGAAAATCTGGACGAATATGTGCGCAAAGCGGAAATGATCAAAAACGCCGAAGTGCTGTACGGGCATATTTCGATCGCGGTGACCGAGCCGGGGGTGAAATATTCGCAGCTGCTTATCGCACAAGCAGCTGATACGCTGCTCAATATGACGGATATTCTCGCGTCATTTGTTATTGCGGAGCGGACGGACGGCACCGTAGGCATCAGCGCGCGTTCGCTTGGCGACATGAACGTTCAAGTCGTCATGGAGCGGATGGGCGGAGGCGGGCATTTGACCAATGCCGCCTGCCAATCGGAAGGAAGCGTGCACGAAGTTGCTGCGAAGCTGAAACGTGTACTTGAACAAATTGAACAGGAAGAGGGGTTATTTGAATGA
- the rpsR gene encoding 30S ribosomal protein S18 — protein sequence MSFKAREEGGERPERKFGRKGGRNKRRKVCYFTVNKITHIDYKDTDLLKKFISERGKILPRRVTGTSAKYQRALTIAIKRARQVALLPYTTE from the coding sequence ATGAGCTTCAAAGCGAGAGAAGAAGGCGGAGAACGTCCAGAACGCAAGTTCGGCCGTAAAGGCGGACGCAACAAACGCCGCAAAGTTTGCTACTTTACAGTAAACAAAATTACTCACATTGATTATAAAGATACGGATCTGCTCAAAAAGTTCATCAGCGAGCGCGGTAAAATTTTGCCACGCCGTGTAACTGGAACGAGCGCGAAGTATCAACGTGCTCTGACGATTGCGATCAAACGCGCACGTCAAGTTGCATTGCTGCCATACACGACAGAATAG
- the rplI gene encoding 50S ribosomal protein L9: protein MKVIFLQDVKGQGKKGEVKDLSEGYVRNFLFPKGLAKEASDGNMKTLEQQTAAEKKRKQKEKEDAEALGKRLEELTVVIKTKAGEGGKLFGAITSKQIAEGLAALGIKIDKRKIELEEPIRTLGVTQVAVKLHPEVKAKLNVQAKEE from the coding sequence ATGAAAGTGATCTTTTTGCAGGATGTTAAAGGACAGGGGAAAAAAGGCGAAGTCAAAGATTTGTCCGAAGGATACGTTCGCAATTTCTTGTTTCCGAAAGGGTTGGCGAAAGAAGCGTCCGATGGCAACATGAAGACGCTTGAGCAGCAAACCGCCGCCGAGAAGAAACGGAAGCAAAAAGAAAAAGAGGACGCTGAAGCGCTGGGCAAACGCCTGGAGGAGCTGACGGTTGTCATTAAAACGAAAGCGGGCGAAGGCGGCAAGCTGTTCGGCGCCATTACGAGCAAACAAATTGCCGAAGGCCTTGCGGCGCTGGGCATTAAGATCGACAAGCGGAAAATCGAGCTCGAAGAGCCGATCCGCACGCTGGGCGTTACCCAAGTTGCCGTCAAGCTTCATCCGGAAGTAAAAGCGAAGCTGAACGTGCAGGCGAAGGAAGAATGA
- a CDS encoding DUF4870 domain-containing protein produces the protein MVQPSLNPEPSSTGLDPKAAALLCYLLWFVTGLVFLFIEKQSRFVKFHAVQSIAVSVLLMVINFIFGWIPIIGFVIAPASILLWIALMALAYQGKAYKLPIIGDFAEQQARKL, from the coding sequence GTGGTCCAGCCATCGCTTAATCCTGAACCATCCTCAACAGGGCTTGATCCAAAGGCAGCTGCTCTGCTTTGTTATTTGTTATGGTTCGTAACCGGCCTCGTGTTCCTCTTCATAGAAAAGCAAAGCCGGTTCGTCAAATTTCATGCCGTCCAATCCATTGCCGTTTCCGTTCTGTTAATGGTCATTAATTTTATATTCGGCTGGATTCCGATTATTGGCTTCGTTATTGCCCCGGCCTCCATCCTGCTCTGGATCGCGCTTATGGCGCTCGCTTATCAAGGCAAGGCGTACAAGCTGCCGATTATAGGTGATTTTGCGGAGCAGCAAGCCCGCAAGCTGTAG
- a CDS encoding DUF2232 domain-containing protein, which yields MLLLLSLLIPGLNMVTVMFMIVPFTVLYATLSTKAFVLHVVPVLIIAALILGSPALMVGIFFLVPAIVMGNLYRRRTAASKVIVTAVLTMLAMMLIALLGFQLIMDVSLIDQMRDSITTTIDDLHKQNLMPEQWDSDLTDALVRTMVNSIPLTVIMAAFLYAVVTHYAARRALIRSGMDVPAAPPAREWMLPRIMVIYYLIAYVIDLFVPSTSTGFLSVALLNLVPLLRYAFAIQAVGFLFFLAHQRGWRRPVPVILSIIVLIFPPFSLLGVLDAAFPIRKSMTKR from the coding sequence TTGTTATTATTGCTATCCTTGCTCATACCCGGATTAAATATGGTAACGGTTATGTTTATGATCGTTCCTTTTACGGTGCTGTACGCTACGTTATCCACGAAGGCCTTTGTGCTTCATGTGGTTCCTGTTCTGATTATTGCAGCTCTCATTTTAGGGTCGCCGGCGCTTATGGTGGGTATCTTTTTTTTAGTGCCTGCCATTGTAATGGGCAATTTGTACCGAAGGCGTACTGCCGCTTCCAAAGTTATCGTTACAGCCGTATTGACTATGCTTGCGATGATGCTGATTGCACTGCTTGGATTCCAGCTTATTATGGACGTATCGCTGATCGACCAGATGCGGGATTCGATTACAACAACAATTGACGATTTGCATAAACAAAATCTGATGCCTGAGCAATGGGACAGCGATCTGACGGATGCGCTGGTGCGCACGATGGTGAACTCGATTCCGCTCACCGTTATTATGGCCGCATTCTTGTATGCGGTTGTTACGCATTATGCAGCCCGCCGGGCGCTTATCCGGAGCGGCATGGATGTGCCGGCGGCACCGCCGGCAAGGGAGTGGATGCTCCCGCGTATTATGGTTATTTATTATTTGATCGCTTATGTCATTGATTTATTTGTGCCAAGCACAAGCACCGGCTTCCTGTCGGTTGCTCTTCTGAATCTCGTGCCGCTGCTGCGGTACGCTTTTGCGATTCAGGCTGTCGGTTTTCTGTTTTTCCTTGCGCATCAGCGCGGCTGGCGCCGTCCTGTTCCGGTTATTCTCTCGATCATCGTGCTTATTTTCCCGCCGTTCAGCTTGCTGGGCGTACTGGATGCTGCGTTTCCAATCCGAAAATCAATGACGAAACGATAA
- the ssb gene encoding single-stranded DNA-binding protein, giving the protein MLNRVILIGRLTRDPEMRYTPAGVAVTQFTLAVDRPFTSGGGEREADFIPVVTWRQLAETCANYLRKGRLTAVEGRIQVRNYENNEGKRVYVTEVIADNVRFLESGRDNAAREDNGGGGYAGGSGNGGSFGGGNAPSYGGGGSQGSRSGNYSPTRNDNRDPFSDDGRPIDISEDDLPF; this is encoded by the coding sequence ATGTTGAACCGCGTAATTTTGATTGGCAGATTGACGAGGGACCCCGAAATGCGGTACACCCCCGCAGGCGTTGCGGTAACGCAATTTACGCTTGCTGTGGACCGGCCATTTACGAGCGGCGGCGGAGAACGCGAAGCGGATTTTATACCGGTCGTCACATGGCGGCAGTTGGCTGAGACCTGTGCCAACTACTTGCGCAAAGGGCGTTTGACGGCGGTTGAGGGGCGCATTCAAGTGCGCAACTACGAGAATAACGAAGGCAAACGCGTCTATGTCACGGAAGTGATTGCCGATAACGTACGATTCTTGGAATCCGGACGCGATAATGCAGCGCGTGAGGATAATGGCGGCGGCGGTTACGCCGGTGGCAGCGGAAACGGCGGATCTTTCGGCGGAGGCAACGCTCCTTCTTATGGAGGCGGCGGCAGCCAAGGAAGCCGGTCCGGTAATTACTCTCCAACACGTAACGACAACCGTGATCCGTTCTCGGATGATGGTCGACCGATCGACATTTCCGAAGATGATTTGCCATTTTAA
- the dnaB gene encoding replicative DNA helicase has product MSTDFNEMVFDRVPPQNLEAEQAVIGAILLQSEALITAMERVRSEDFYSAPHQHIFEAMIELAENNQPVDLVTLTAHLQDKQLIEEIGGVSYLARLANAVPTAANVDYYAQIVEEKSMLRRLIRTATNIVSSGYSGAEEVNVLLSDAEQRIMEISNRRSGSGFVSIRDVLMEVFEKVEHLYTNKGGTTGIPSGFTDLDKMTSGFQRSDLIIVAARPSVGKTAFALNIAQNVGVRAGETVAIFSLEMGAAQLVQRMICAEANVDAGRMRTGHLEGDDWEKLTMAIGSLSEAQIFIDDTPGITVADIRAKCRRLKKEKGLGMILIDYLQLIQGRGKPGENRQQEVSEISRTLKQIARELDVPVIALSQLSRGVEQRQDKRPMMSDLRESGSIEQDADIVSFLYRDDYYNQDSEKKNIIEIIIAKQRNGPVGTVELVFLKNFNKFVSLDRTHMDPSQAS; this is encoded by the coding sequence ATGAGCACGGACTTTAACGAAATGGTATTCGACCGCGTTCCGCCGCAAAATCTAGAGGCGGAGCAGGCGGTAATCGGCGCCATTTTGCTGCAGTCGGAGGCGTTGATTACCGCGATGGAGCGGGTGCGGAGCGAAGATTTCTACAGCGCGCCGCATCAGCATATATTCGAAGCGATGATTGAACTTGCCGAAAACAACCAGCCGGTGGACCTGGTCACCTTGACGGCCCATCTGCAGGATAAGCAGCTGATTGAGGAAATCGGAGGCGTCAGCTATTTGGCGAGACTCGCCAATGCGGTGCCGACGGCGGCCAACGTCGATTATTATGCGCAGATCGTTGAAGAGAAATCGATGCTGCGACGGCTGATCCGCACGGCGACCAATATTGTCTCCAGCGGCTATTCCGGCGCAGAAGAAGTGAATGTGCTGCTCAGCGACGCCGAGCAGCGCATTATGGAAATTTCCAACCGCCGTTCCGGCAGCGGCTTCGTGTCCATCCGCGACGTGCTGATGGAAGTGTTCGAGAAGGTGGAGCATCTCTATACGAACAAAGGCGGGACGACCGGCATTCCGTCCGGTTTTACCGACCTCGATAAGATGACCTCCGGCTTCCAGCGGAGCGACCTGATTATTGTGGCCGCCCGCCCTTCCGTCGGGAAAACGGCATTCGCCCTCAACATCGCGCAAAATGTCGGCGTACGGGCCGGCGAGACGGTAGCTATCTTCAGCCTGGAGATGGGTGCCGCCCAGCTCGTACAGCGTATGATATGCGCCGAAGCGAACGTGGATGCGGGCCGGATGCGTACCGGCCATCTGGAAGGCGACGATTGGGAGAAGCTGACGATGGCGATTGGTTCGCTGTCGGAAGCGCAAATTTTTATTGACGATACGCCGGGCATTACGGTTGCCGATATCCGGGCGAAATGCCGCAGGCTGAAGAAGGAAAAAGGCCTCGGCATGATTCTGATCGACTACCTGCAGCTCATTCAGGGACGCGGCAAGCCAGGCGAAAACCGCCAGCAGGAAGTATCTGAAATTTCGCGTACGCTCAAACAGATTGCGCGCGAGCTGGATGTGCCGGTTATCGCATTGTCCCAGTTAAGCCGGGGCGTCGAGCAGCGCCAGGACAAGCGTCCGATGATGTCCGATCTCCGGGAATCCGGCTCGATCGAGCAGGATGCGGATATCGTTTCGTTCTTGTATCGGGACGATTATTACAATCAGGATTCCGAGAAAAAGAACATTATTGAGATTATTATTGCCAAGCAGCGGAACGGTCCTGTCGGGACGGTCGAGCTGGTGTTCCTTAAAAACTTCAACAAGTTCGTCAGCCTCGACCGGACGCATATGGATCCGTCGCAGGCATCCTAG
- a CDS encoding adenylosuccinate synthase — MSTVVVVGTQWGDEGKGKITDYLAEGADVVARYQGGNNAGHTILIENKKYKLTMIPSGIFNNNKTCVIGNGMVINPKALIEEIEYIHENGFSTANLRISDRAHVIMPYHLVLDGLEEERKGDNKIGTTRKGIGPCYMDKAARSGIRIADLMDAEEFREKATRLVADKNELIAQVYGGEGLNAEEIIAEYLGYAETLRPYITDTSVVLNDAIDEGKKVLFEGAQGVMLDIDQGTYPFVTSSNPSAGGVCIGSGVGPSKIKQVIGVAKAYTTRVGDGPFPTEQINEIGDLIRDKGHEYGTVTGRPRRVGWFDTVVVRHARRVSGITGLSLNSLDVLSGLDTVKICTSYKYRGEVIEHYPASLKMLAECEAVYEELPGWSEDISNAKTLADLPENTRRYVERVSELTGIPIAIFSVGRNREQTNQVMPIYE; from the coding sequence ATGTCAACGGTTGTTGTTGTCGGTACGCAGTGGGGAGACGAAGGCAAAGGCAAAATCACCGACTATTTGGCAGAAGGAGCCGACGTGGTTGCTCGTTACCAAGGCGGAAACAATGCCGGACACACCATTCTCATTGAGAACAAAAAGTACAAATTGACGATGATTCCTTCGGGGATTTTCAATAACAATAAAACTTGCGTTATCGGTAACGGCATGGTTATTAATCCGAAGGCGCTTATTGAGGAAATCGAATATATTCACGAAAATGGCTTTTCGACGGCCAACCTTCGCATCAGCGACCGCGCGCATGTCATTATGCCGTATCACCTTGTGCTGGACGGGCTTGAGGAAGAGCGCAAAGGCGATAACAAAATCGGCACGACCCGCAAAGGGATCGGCCCTTGCTACATGGATAAAGCAGCCCGCAGCGGCATTCGCATTGCCGATCTGATGGATGCAGAAGAATTCCGTGAGAAAGCAACCCGTCTTGTTGCGGATAAAAATGAGCTGATCGCGCAGGTTTACGGCGGCGAAGGGCTGAATGCGGAAGAAATCATCGCTGAATATTTGGGTTATGCGGAGACGCTGCGCCCTTATATTACGGACACTTCGGTAGTGCTGAACGATGCGATCGACGAAGGCAAAAAAGTGCTGTTCGAAGGCGCACAAGGCGTAATGCTCGACATCGACCAAGGCACCTATCCGTTCGTAACGTCGTCCAACCCTTCGGCTGGCGGCGTATGTATCGGTTCCGGCGTAGGCCCATCGAAGATTAAACAAGTTATCGGGGTAGCCAAAGCGTACACGACCCGTGTCGGCGACGGCCCGTTCCCGACGGAACAAATCAATGAAATCGGCGATCTGATCCGCGACAAAGGCCATGAGTACGGTACGGTTACCGGCCGTCCTCGCCGCGTCGGCTGGTTCGATACGGTTGTCGTGCGCCATGCGCGCCGCGTCAGCGGCATTACCGGACTGTCGCTGAACTCGCTTGACGTTTTGTCGGGCCTCGACACGGTTAAAATTTGCACATCCTACAAATACCGCGGCGAAGTGATCGAGCATTACCCGGCAAGCCTGAAGATGCTGGCGGAATGCGAAGCGGTATACGAAGAGCTTCCAGGCTGGTCGGAAGATATTTCGAACGCCAAGACGCTGGCGGATCTGCCGGAAAATACGCGCCGTTATGTGGAACGCGTATCCGAGCTGACCGGTATTCCGATTGCGATCTTCTCCGTAGGACGCAACCGCGAACAAACGAATCAGGTTATGCCAATCTACGAATAA
- a CDS encoding CBS domain-containing protein, which yields MNIAFFLLPKQEVVTLTSDATLRQTLEKMEHHRYTAVPIIDPDGHYKGSVTEGDLLWYMKNHPELSFEQTNKVKLSEVPLRLNVRTVSIDSNMEDLISLAKAQNFVPVVDDRNRFIGIVRRSEIIDYCEKLIIMQDHTDLEASM from the coding sequence ATGAACATTGCATTTTTTCTGCTCCCGAAGCAGGAGGTCGTCACGCTTACCTCGGATGCCACGCTAAGGCAGACGCTGGAGAAGATGGAGCATCACCGGTATACGGCTGTGCCGATCATTGATCCGGACGGCCATTATAAGGGCTCGGTAACGGAAGGCGATTTGTTATGGTATATGAAAAACCATCCGGAGCTTTCATTCGAGCAGACGAATAAGGTGAAGCTGTCGGAAGTGCCGCTGCGCTTGAACGTCCGTACGGTCAGCATTGACTCCAACATGGAGGATTTGATTTCGCTTGCGAAAGCGCAAAACTTCGTGCCGGTCGTCGATGACCGGAACCGTTTTATCGGGATTGTCAGACGGAGCGAAATCATTGATTATTGCGAGAAGCTTATTATTATGCAGGATCATACGGATCTTGAAGCAAGCATGTAA
- a CDS encoding AI-2E family transporter, whose translation MNHFRAGAERFKAYFLNNKAVIFLLVLLLLGINIFVLNKISFIFTPVMVMLKTILLPIILSGIGYYLLNPIVNYLERKKIKRGYSILALYLLIAAILVLLIVAVVPFISGQVSDFISSLPDYIVQLQNVMESIIGTATASELLNKFHLNSPDITSSLSQHVTNFIQNAWSTIGSFVGAVTEIVLSVVMVPLILFYLLKDGKRLPDYLKKLLPTRLRPRSGQVLKDMNHQISTYIRGQIIVSFCIGVLLYIGYVIIGLKYSLILAVVAACTAVIPYLGPAIAITPALVVAIVTSPIMLLKMLVIWTIVQLIEGKFISPQIMGKSLQVHPITILFVILTSGHLFGVVGVILAVPGYAVLKVIVVSLFDWFKMRTRLYDEEDGADGRTWPAE comes from the coding sequence ATGAATCATTTCCGCGCCGGCGCAGAACGGTTTAAAGCGTATTTTCTGAACAATAAAGCCGTTATTTTCCTGCTCGTGCTTCTGCTGCTCGGCATTAACATTTTTGTGCTCAACAAGATCAGTTTTATTTTTACGCCCGTCATGGTCATGCTCAAGACTATCCTTCTTCCAATCATTTTGAGCGGTATCGGCTATTATTTGCTTAATCCGATCGTCAATTATTTGGAACGGAAAAAGATAAAGCGAGGTTATTCGATCCTTGCGTTATATTTGCTGATTGCGGCTATATTGGTGCTGCTAATCGTGGCGGTCGTTCCTTTTATTAGCGGTCAGGTGTCCGATTTTATCAGCAGTCTTCCCGACTATATCGTCCAACTGCAAAATGTGATGGAATCGATCATCGGCACGGCGACTGCGTCGGAGCTGCTTAACAAGTTCCATCTGAATTCACCCGACATTACATCATCGCTCAGCCAGCATGTAACTAATTTTATTCAGAACGCCTGGTCGACGATCGGCAGTTTTGTTGGCGCGGTGACGGAAATTGTATTATCCGTTGTCATGGTCCCGCTGATCCTGTTTTATTTGCTGAAGGACGGGAAACGGCTTCCCGATTATTTGAAAAAACTGCTGCCGACAAGGCTGCGCCCCCGTTCCGGCCAAGTGCTGAAGGATATGAACCACCAGATCAGCACCTATATCCGTGGGCAAATTATTGTCAGCTTCTGCATTGGCGTATTGCTCTATATCGGCTATGTCATTATCGGGCTGAAATATTCGCTTATACTCGCGGTAGTGGCGGCCTGCACGGCGGTTATCCCGTATTTGGGGCCGGCGATTGCCATTACGCCCGCGCTTGTTGTTGCGATTGTCACATCGCCTATTATGCTGCTCAAAATGCTGGTCATATGGACGATTGTACAGCTCATCGAAGGCAAGTTTATTTCCCCGCAAATTATGGGCAAAAGCTTGCAGGTGCATCCGATCACGATTTTGTTCGTGATTTTAACCTCGGGCCATCTGTTTGGCGTGGTAGGCGTAATATTGGCGGTTCCGGGCTATGCGGTGCTGAAGGTTATCGTCGTCAGCTTGTTCGACTGGTTCAAGATGCGCACCCGCCTGTACGATGAAGAGGATGGGGCAGACGGCCGTACATGGCCAGCAGAATAA